The sequence GCTCACCGCACTTCTTCTTCAGGTTGAAGTTGTAGTTGCCCTGACCTCCAGCGCCGCAGCAAGCTTGCAAAGCTGTGCTGAAACCTGCAACAGATCAAAGTGTTAGATATCATGGTACAAAGATCTGAACCATAAATCCAGCCTTGCAAATTGCAACTAATTGATCGTTTCAGTCGTACAATGTTGACCATATCGATAACATGTTTCCCATGAAGCTTTTATGATAATGTACTGGTAGGGAGAACTCACCAAATTTTCCAGGGTAGACGACAAACTGCATTGCTGCCTTGAAGTAATCCCCATACATGATTTTTGTATTGGGGTACTTCTTCTGTAGCTCATCAagctgctgcttcagctcccTGTTGTGGTGGAAGGCGAGGCGGTTATACCTCCGGAGGCACCCAGTGCGGGCGTTGTAGTCTGATTTCCTGCTGGTGTTGTATAACGTGAGGTACAACGGGAAGCAACCGATCGGTAGAATGCCTGGCACCAACAAATCTGTTGCCCCAAGCTCGATCAATTTCTGCAACAAAACCATTTTCTTAAAATTTGCTGAAGGTGAGTAAAAATTTAGGGAAATATACTCCAAAAAATATGTCGCCGAACTAGCTTTACTATCAAGTATGTGCAATTCAAAGCAACAATTGTGTTTCACCGTTAAAGCTAGTTAGGCAGTTAGCTAGCGGTGCACCACAGTAGCATGGATTATATATATCTATCTGTACTCTTGAAATGCGTGGAAACAAACCATTTTTTCGGGCCATGTCATGTGACAGCCATTTCATGATGGGCATGCCCTTAGCAAATGATTCCTCGTTATCTTTACCCACCCTACCTTTTACATGACCATTCTCTCTTCATTGTGCAATCATGTTCTACCTGAATTCCCCATCCTTGCATCACATGGGGCTGCACTAAACAACAAACTAACGGACAGTGCACAAGCTCATTGTGGCATGCGAAGTACAGAGCCATACCATCACAAATTCAGGTGTAATTgaattttgtgaaaaaaaaacattttttttcttttcggaAACAGTTGAGCCATGGCGACTTCAGAAGATTCTGCCCTTCAGGAGGACACCATATCTGCCACACGCCCCCCCCCTCCCCTACCTATTATAATGGTTACAAAGATTAATAACCCCAGTTGAACATAAAAATAGCATCAGGATTAGATCTACAGATCTGAGTCAAAAAAATGTGAAAACTATGTGTGAAAGCTTATTAAGTAGCCTAGTAGGTACACCATTTTAGTAAATTAAGTCCAGATAATTCAATGAATTTTAAGAACCATTTCCAAAACCATGGTTTCAATTCACCCCCACACAACTTCTAAAACATCATGTTTACTTCTTGTATGCAGTGCCCAGCTATGGCAGATGAGAATGCTGCCTGAAATCAGCAGTATCATACACTTCAATTGCCCTGGGCACCTGAACCTCCAAATGCAGCACGTTTTGCTACTTTGCTACgtacttcagaaataaatacgCTTTActcagaaaataaaaaagaaataaaatgcAGCATGCTAGGGCTAGCAGTGATTATCAAGCCATAGCTCACAGACAATACCTCAACGCCATTGGCGATGGCCTTGGCCACAAGGGGCACATAAGTCTTGACATCAGAAAATGGGACACCGGAGAAGAGCGGCGCGTTGTAGTCATTGCCCCCAAACTCCCCCACCACAAACAGGGACTTGCTGAGGTAGTCCTTGCAGTCTGCAAACAGCACGAACCATGATCCCCTGGTAaaattgagagagagagagagagagagagagagagagagagagagagagagagagagagctcagTGCGGATGAATCGGCTCCTCGGACCTTTCTCCGATTTGCAGAGTGACGGCTTCATGTTCTGGAGCCACCCGATCTGAGTGTTGATGGAACCAGTGTTCCAGATGCGCTGGTCGATGCCGTGCGCCTTGAAGAAGGAGTACTCCAGAGCCGTCGCGCCGGTGATGGCGAAGTTGGCGCCCTTCCTGAAGTCCTTCCCCTGcgcctgcgacggcggcggcagcggcagcccgAAGTGCTCGGCTGCAGAAGCGGCGAAAGATTCCCATCAGATCAGAAAAAAAGGGGAGAAATTTCACATCATTC comes from Panicum virgatum strain AP13 chromosome 4K, P.virgatum_v5, whole genome shotgun sequence and encodes:
- the LOC120704748 gene encoding GDSL esterase/lipase At5g45910-like; this encodes MRVGPRRHHPSRPPTPEMAAAAAHAPPGRRGALLVLLAAALVAAMPATCAAARSRKSYRAIFSFGDSLSDAGNLIVNGTPKALTTARPPYGMTFFRKPTGRCSNGRLVVDFLAEHFGLPLPPPSQAQGKDFRKGANFAITGATALEYSFFKAHGIDQRIWNTGSINTQIGWLQNMKPSLCKSEKDCKDYLSKSLFVVGEFGGNDYNAPLFSGVPFSDVKTYVPLVAKAIANGVEKLIELGATDLLVPGILPIGCFPLYLTLYNTSRKSDYNARTGCLRRYNRLAFHHNRELKQQLDELQKKYPNTKIMYGDYFKAAMQFVVYPGKFGFSTALQACCGAGGQGNYNFNLKKKCGEQGASVCSNPSSYVSWDGIHMTEAAYKRVADGWLNGPYADPPILKS